One Argonema galeatum A003/A1 genomic window carries:
- a CDS encoding NAD-dependent epimerase/dehydratase family protein, with the protein MATSIVTGTAGFVGSHLVEALLSQGEQVIGVDHFNDYYNPGLKRKNVSGFENHPNFNLIEADIQSVDWTALLADAKVVYHQAAQAGVRASWGDGFRSYTERNINATQVLLEAAKEAKHLKRFVFASSSSVYGNAETLPTSESVCPQPVSPYGMTKLASEHLCGLYHKNFGVPVASLRYFTVYGPRQRPDMAFHKFFRAILLDEPIPIYGDGQQTRDYTFISDVVAANLAAATAPEAVGEVFNIGGGSRVVLTEVLDTMEKIVGRPIRRNHVEAAKGDARHTGADVSKAQKLLGYQPKVSLQEGLRKEWEWIKALYAA; encoded by the coding sequence ATGGCGACAAGTATAGTTACGGGGACTGCCGGTTTTGTTGGGTCTCACCTAGTCGAAGCTTTGTTGAGCCAAGGAGAGCAAGTAATCGGCGTCGATCATTTTAATGATTACTACAATCCCGGCTTGAAACGCAAGAATGTTTCAGGCTTTGAAAATCACCCAAATTTTAACTTAATTGAGGCCGATATCCAGTCTGTAGACTGGACAGCATTACTTGCCGATGCAAAAGTAGTCTATCATCAAGCCGCTCAAGCAGGCGTCCGTGCCAGCTGGGGAGATGGCTTTCGATCTTATACAGAACGGAATATAAATGCAACGCAAGTTTTACTGGAAGCGGCGAAGGAAGCTAAACACCTCAAGCGGTTTGTGTTTGCCTCCTCTTCTTCGGTGTACGGTAACGCGGAAACTCTGCCAACGTCGGAATCTGTTTGTCCTCAACCTGTTTCTCCTTACGGAATGACAAAGTTGGCTAGCGAACATCTCTGCGGATTATATCACAAAAATTTTGGCGTTCCTGTAGCTTCATTGCGTTACTTTACAGTTTATGGCCCCCGTCAACGTCCCGATATGGCGTTTCATAAGTTTTTCAGAGCTATTCTGCTAGATGAACCGATTCCTATTTACGGCGACGGACAGCAAACACGGGATTACACCTTCATCAGCGATGTAGTTGCTGCCAATTTAGCAGCTGCAACTGCACCAGAGGCAGTAGGCGAAGTTTTCAATATTGGCGGCGGCAGTCGCGTAGTATTAACCGAAGTGCTAGACACGATGGAAAAAATTGTCGGACGTCCCATTCGCAGAAATCACGTGGAAGCGGCGAAGGGAGATGCGCGTCACACAGGTGCGGATGTGTCCAAAGCCCAGAAGTTATTGGGTTATCAGCCAAAAGTCTCGCTGCAAGAGGGTTTGAGGAAGGAATGGGAGTGGATTAAGGCGTTGTACGCTGCCTAG
- a CDS encoding TIGR03792 family protein: MVIEWLKFKVTPERREEFIQKDAEIWTTVLTSCGGFLSKEVWIDPTELTEVIFVIRWATREQWRSVSQDLLDRTEQQFAQQMGNSYQMVESGEYQVRKFPITS, translated from the coding sequence ATGGTTATCGAATGGCTTAAATTTAAGGTTACTCCCGAACGGCGGGAAGAGTTTATTCAGAAGGATGCCGAAATCTGGACAACCGTGCTAACGAGCTGTGGTGGATTCTTGAGTAAAGAAGTTTGGATCGATCCTACCGAACTGACGGAAGTTATTTTTGTGATTCGCTGGGCCACCCGCGAACAGTGGCGATCGGTTTCCCAAGACTTGTTAGACCGAACCGAACAGCAATTTGCCCAACAGATGGGAAACTCCTATCAGATGGTTGAGTCCGGCGAGTATCAAGTGCGGAAATTTCCTATAACTAGCTAA
- a CDS encoding RNA-guided endonuclease InsQ/TnpB family protein — protein MLVYSAKLKGTEAQYRILDEMLRTGLFVRNKVLRYWMDNPGVNGMDLNKYCKVLADNPEFPWVKKLNSMARQAMAERAWIGISKFFDNCKKKISGQKGYPKFKQLQTRASIEYKTCGWKLSDDKRYITFTDKFGAGTFKLWGTRDLHFYQISQIKRVRIVRRSDGYYVQFCINYERKETHELTGRMLGLDVGLNYFYTDSEGNQIENPRFLRKGEKSLKRAQRQLSRKNIGSKNRSKAKNRLGRKHLKVERQRKDFVIKLARCVIQSSDLVAIEDLQVRNMVKNHRLAKSISDASWSMFRQWLEYFGQVFGVPVVAVPPNYTSQDCSNCGVVVKKTLSTRTHQCPNCGHIQDRDWNAAINILNIALSILSKMLKNTVGQTEINAFGENDLCLVGETQLSKPTRRKRKPKEQSLESPAIFGTPN, from the coding sequence ATGCTAGTTTACTCAGCAAAGCTAAAAGGAACAGAAGCCCAGTACCGCATCCTTGATGAGATGTTGCGGACTGGGCTTTTTGTACGGAATAAAGTTTTACGATACTGGATGGATAATCCCGGCGTAAACGGCATGGACTTGAACAAATACTGCAAAGTTCTGGCTGACAATCCCGAATTCCCTTGGGTTAAAAAACTTAACTCAATGGCACGTCAAGCAATGGCGGAACGTGCTTGGATAGGGATCTCAAAATTCTTTGATAACTGCAAGAAAAAGATATCTGGTCAGAAAGGGTATCCCAAATTTAAACAGTTGCAGACCAGAGCATCAATTGAATACAAAACTTGTGGCTGGAAGTTGTCGGATGATAAAAGATACATCACTTTTACCGACAAATTCGGTGCAGGTACTTTTAAACTCTGGGGAACCAGAGATTTGCATTTCTACCAAATCAGTCAGATTAAACGAGTCAGAATAGTTCGTCGTTCTGATGGATATTATGTGCAGTTTTGCATTAATTACGAAAGGAAAGAAACTCATGAATTGACAGGCCGAATGCTAGGGCTAGATGTTGGGTTAAATTATTTCTATACGGATTCAGAGGGGAATCAAATAGAAAACCCTCGCTTTTTAAGGAAAGGTGAAAAGTCTCTCAAAAGAGCGCAGCGGCAACTTTCCAGGAAAAATATTGGGTCAAAAAATAGAAGTAAAGCCAAGAATCGGTTGGGGAGGAAACACCTAAAAGTTGAAAGGCAGCGTAAAGACTTTGTTATAAAATTAGCAAGGTGCGTAATCCAGTCTAGTGACTTGGTAGCCATTGAAGACTTACAGGTGCGAAATATGGTGAAGAATCATCGTTTAGCTAAATCAATTAGTGATGCTTCTTGGTCGATGTTTAGACAATGGCTTGAATATTTCGGTCAAGTATTTGGAGTGCCAGTTGTAGCTGTCCCTCCGAACTATACATCGCAGGATTGTTCTAATTGCGGTGTAGTAGTTAAGAAAACCTTAAGCACCAGAACCCATCAATGCCCCAATTGTGGGCATATTCAAGATCGAGATTGGAACGCCGCCATTAATATTCTAAATATTGCGCTATCCATCTTAAGTAAAATGTTGAAAAATACCGTCGGGCAGACGGAAATTAACGCCTTTGGAGAGAACGACCTCTGTTTAGTTGGGGAAACTCAATTAAGTAAGCCGACTCGTAGAAAGAGGAAGCCCAAAGAGCAATCTTTGGAATCCCCCGCTATATTCGGTACTCCGAATTAG
- the purD gene encoding phosphoribosylamine--glycine ligase gives MKILVVGNGGREHALAWKLLQSKQVDEVFCVPGNGGTASLERCENIPLRVDDFAGIGRFAQENEISLVVVGPEVPLSLGIADYLLSQNIAVFGPTKAGAEIEASKAWAKALMAEAGIPTAKSAVFTDAEEAIAYIKTQVAPIVVKADGLAAGKGVTVAQTVEEALSAVADIFEDGFGKVVIEECLIGEEVSVLALTDGLTIRPLLPAQDHKRIGDGDTGPNTGGMGTYAPAPLCTPQLLEQVEREVLQPAIATLQKRGIHYVGVLYAGLMIAPTGELKVLEFNCRFGDPETQVILPLLETPLEELLLACCEGRLAEMPPIRWKTGACVCVVMASGGYPGDYQKGKEITGIEQAQAKGAIVFHAGTLAPENPKSASQNPKSDGGRVLGVTAIGENFEDAIAQAYAAVDCIQFEGAYYRRDIAQKAINSTIGVYSMK, from the coding sequence GTGAAGATTTTAGTTGTTGGCAATGGCGGACGCGAACACGCGCTAGCTTGGAAGCTGCTGCAATCCAAGCAGGTTGATGAGGTATTCTGCGTACCGGGGAATGGCGGCACGGCGTCCCTGGAACGCTGTGAGAATATACCTCTAAGAGTAGATGATTTTGCGGGAATTGGACGTTTTGCCCAAGAAAATGAGATTTCTCTGGTGGTAGTTGGCCCCGAAGTGCCGCTATCGCTGGGAATTGCAGACTATCTGCTTTCTCAAAATATCGCTGTGTTTGGCCCGACGAAAGCGGGTGCTGAGATTGAGGCGAGTAAGGCGTGGGCGAAGGCTTTGATGGCAGAAGCGGGAATACCGACGGCTAAGTCGGCTGTGTTTACGGACGCAGAAGAAGCGATCGCATACATTAAAACTCAAGTAGCACCAATTGTGGTCAAGGCGGATGGTTTGGCAGCTGGAAAAGGGGTGACAGTGGCCCAAACAGTTGAGGAAGCTTTGTCGGCTGTGGCAGACATTTTTGAGGATGGCTTTGGCAAGGTGGTGATCGAAGAATGTTTAATTGGTGAAGAAGTATCGGTTTTAGCCTTGACGGATGGCTTGACAATTCGCCCCTTGTTACCAGCCCAAGATCACAAACGAATTGGGGATGGGGATACTGGGCCAAATACGGGCGGTATGGGAACTTATGCTCCAGCGCCCCTTTGTACTCCCCAGTTGCTAGAACAAGTAGAGCGGGAAGTTTTGCAGCCTGCGATCGCAACTTTACAAAAACGCGGCATTCACTACGTAGGCGTTCTCTATGCTGGATTGATGATTGCACCAACAGGAGAACTAAAAGTGCTGGAATTTAACTGTCGCTTTGGCGATCCCGAAACTCAAGTCATTCTACCGCTACTCGAAACGCCATTAGAAGAATTGCTACTAGCCTGCTGCGAAGGGCGACTGGCCGAGATGCCGCCCATTCGCTGGAAAACAGGAGCCTGCGTCTGCGTGGTGATGGCTTCTGGCGGTTATCCGGGAGACTATCAAAAGGGTAAAGAAATTACTGGCATTGAGCAAGCCCAGGCAAAAGGAGCGATCGTCTTTCACGCTGGCACGCTGGCCCCAGAAAATCCAAAATCCGCGAGCCAAAATCCCAAATCCGATGGTGGGCGGGTTCTGGGAGTCACAGCGATTGGGGAAAACTTCGAGGATGCGATCGCGCAAGCTTACGCAGCAGTCGATTGTATCCAATTTGAAGGCGCGTACTATCGGCGAGATATAGCTCAAAAAGCTATCAATAGCACGATCGGGGTTTATTCTATGAAATAG
- the dnaB gene encoding replicative DNA helicase — translation MVHSLNFQPIGDRLPPQNVEVEEAILGGILLDPEAIGRVLDQLVSEAFSLEAHKLIYQAALSLHAQNKPTDLMTVAVWLSDNNQLEKVGGENKLAQLVDRTVSAVNIDQYATLVTDKYLRRKLIHAGHKIVDLGYETATELPIVLDRAEQEVFGITQERPQQGLVPISETLTQTLLDLESRNENAILPGLSCNFYDMDAMTGGFQRSDLIIVAGRPSMGKTSFAINIGQNIASGHKLPVAIFSLEMSKEQLVQRMLASEAGIESNRLRSGRISQNEWESLSRALGILSALPIFIEDTANLTVTEMRSQARRLQAEQGGELGLILIDYLQLMEGGSDNRVQELSKITRSLKGLARELNTPVIALSQLSRGVESRTNKRPMLSDLRESGSIEQDADLVIMLYRDSYYNPDSPDRDIAEAIIAKHRNGPTGTIKLLFNPQITQFRNLAK, via the coding sequence ATGGTTCACTCACTCAATTTTCAACCTATTGGCGATCGCCTCCCTCCTCAAAATGTAGAGGTGGAAGAAGCTATTTTGGGAGGCATCCTGCTAGACCCAGAAGCGATCGGCAGAGTGCTAGACCAACTCGTATCCGAAGCTTTTTCCCTAGAAGCTCATAAACTTATCTATCAAGCGGCTTTGTCCCTCCACGCTCAAAACAAGCCGACAGATTTAATGACCGTTGCTGTATGGCTTAGTGACAACAATCAACTGGAGAAAGTGGGGGGTGAAAATAAATTAGCCCAGCTAGTCGATCGTACCGTGTCAGCGGTAAACATCGACCAATATGCAACCCTGGTAACTGATAAATATCTGCGCCGCAAATTAATTCATGCCGGTCATAAAATAGTCGATCTCGGTTACGAAACAGCCACCGAATTGCCAATAGTTCTCGATCGGGCCGAACAAGAAGTTTTCGGCATCACCCAAGAACGACCCCAGCAAGGACTTGTTCCCATCTCGGAAACCCTTACCCAAACTTTGCTGGATCTGGAAAGCCGTAATGAAAATGCAATTCTGCCGGGACTCTCCTGCAATTTCTACGACATGGATGCGATGACAGGCGGTTTCCAGCGTTCCGATTTGATTATCGTCGCCGGTCGCCCATCAATGGGAAAAACGTCATTTGCTATTAATATTGGACAAAATATCGCCTCTGGGCATAAATTGCCAGTCGCTATTTTTAGCCTGGAAATGTCGAAAGAACAACTCGTACAGCGGATGCTTGCCAGTGAAGCGGGAATTGAAAGTAACCGCCTGCGATCGGGCCGCATCAGTCAAAATGAATGGGAATCGTTGAGTCGCGCACTTGGTATTCTATCTGCTCTGCCAATTTTTATTGAGGATACCGCAAATCTTACTGTTACTGAAATGCGTAGTCAAGCTCGACGTCTGCAAGCAGAACAAGGCGGTGAGTTGGGATTAATTTTAATAGATTATTTGCAATTGATGGAAGGCGGCAGCGACAATCGCGTGCAAGAATTATCGAAAATTACGCGAAGTCTCAAAGGTTTAGCCCGCGAACTAAATACCCCCGTTATTGCCCTATCTCAGCTGAGTCGGGGAGTTGAATCCCGTACAAATAAGCGACCGATGCTGTCTGATTTGAGAGAATCCGGTTCGATCGAGCAAGACGCTGATTTAGTGATCATGCTTTACAGAGATTCCTACTACAACCCGGATTCTCCAGATAGAGATATTGCCGAAGCAATTATCGCCAAACATCGTAATGGCCCGACAGGAACAATTAAACTTTTGTTCAATCCGCAGATTACACAGTTTAGAAATTTAGCGAAATGA
- a CDS encoding type II toxin-antitoxin system PemK/MazF family toxin — MARGDVFLISLPESDRREEKGNRPAIAVQTDVATSPMLMIVPVTSSLGALRFPFTVKIEPSELNGLTLPSVAIVFQMRAIDPKRIIRKIGELELEYLAQVDTEIWRMLKPKEAEE; from the coding sequence ATGGCTAGAGGAGACGTTTTCCTGATTAGTTTGCCGGAGTCAGATCGGCGAGAGGAAAAGGGTAATCGTCCAGCGATTGCAGTACAAACAGATGTGGCAACTTCTCCGATGTTGATGATTGTTCCGGTTACGTCTTCTCTAGGGGCATTACGGTTTCCATTTACAGTGAAGATTGAGCCATCGGAACTGAATGGTTTAACTTTACCTTCCGTGGCGATCGTATTTCAGATGCGGGCGATCGACCCCAAGCGCATAATTCGGAAAATTGGTGAGTTAGAGTTGGAATATTTAGCACAGGTCGATACAGAAATTTGGCGGATGTTGAAGCCCAAAGAAGCTGAAGAGTAA
- the nblS gene encoding two-component system sensor histidine kinase NblS: MLALLKTIREVIAHWWSEFTLQTRLMAAATLVVSLLMSGLTFWAVNTIQQDAQLNDTRFGRDLGLLLAANVAPLVAENNLTEVAKYSQRFYGSTTSVRYMLYADEAGKIFFGLPFWESEVQTSLTIERRIQLPADWADNPELTMMRQHITPNGTVTDVFVPLTHEGKYLGVLAIGINPNPTVVTSSNLTRDVTIAVFVSIWVMVILGAVFNALTITKPIKELLVGVKNIAAGNFKQRIDLPLGGELGELIYSFNEMAERLKSYEEQNIEELTSEKAKLETLVSTIADGAVLLSTSLQVILVNPTASRMFGWEGVDVVGANVLHYLPSQVSVELTRPLYQMAAGNGYKEGAEFRLTLTEPTDRTVRILLTNVLDQHRESIKGIAMTVQDITREVQLNEAKSNFISNVSHELRTPLFNIKSFIETLHEYGEDLSEEQRREFLETANNETDRLTRLVNDVLDLSRLESSCRIYHLEAVDIVLPIEQTLRTYQLNARDKGIELRKEVRPDLPLVLGNYDLLLQVFANLVGNALKFTESGGQVAIRAYLIEEELEIKQQEETHHSKLSPIVRIEISDTGIGIAPEDQHAIFDRFFRVENRVHTLEGTGLGLSIVRNIIEKHHTKIHLSSDVGIGTTFWFDLAVFQEKTPLVHNQPLVEAPPLPESTTTASLS, from the coding sequence ATGCTGGCTCTCCTGAAAACGATCCGAGAAGTCATTGCCCATTGGTGGTCAGAGTTCACACTCCAGACGCGGCTGATGGCAGCGGCCACCTTAGTAGTCTCCTTGCTTATGAGTGGCCTAACCTTTTGGGCTGTCAACACAATCCAGCAGGATGCTCAACTCAATGACACCCGCTTCGGTCGGGACTTGGGGCTGCTGCTGGCAGCCAATGTAGCGCCCTTAGTTGCAGAAAACAATCTGACTGAGGTCGCCAAATATTCCCAACGCTTCTACGGCAGCACCACCAGCGTGCGCTATATGCTTTATGCGGATGAAGCTGGGAAGATTTTCTTCGGTCTTCCCTTTTGGGAATCAGAGGTGCAAACTTCTCTCACCATTGAGCGTCGGATTCAGCTGCCAGCTGATTGGGCTGATAATCCTGAGTTGACAATGATGCGGCAGCACATCACCCCGAACGGAACAGTCACGGATGTGTTTGTCCCTTTAACTCACGAAGGCAAGTATCTGGGCGTTTTGGCGATTGGGATTAATCCCAATCCGACTGTGGTCACTTCCTCAAATCTGACGCGGGATGTGACGATCGCAGTTTTTGTCTCCATCTGGGTAATGGTGATTCTCGGTGCCGTTTTCAACGCGCTGACAATCACCAAACCAATTAAAGAGTTGCTGGTGGGGGTGAAAAACATTGCCGCCGGTAACTTTAAGCAGCGGATTGACCTGCCGCTGGGAGGAGAACTGGGCGAGTTAATCTACAGTTTCAACGAAATGGCCGAACGCCTGAAAAGTTATGAAGAGCAAAATATTGAGGAACTGACATCGGAAAAAGCTAAGCTAGAAACGCTGGTTTCGACGATCGCAGATGGCGCAGTTTTGCTTTCCACCAGTTTGCAAGTAATTTTAGTCAATCCCACCGCCAGCCGTATGTTTGGCTGGGAGGGCGTTGATGTTGTCGGGGCTAATGTCCTGCACTATTTGCCTTCCCAAGTATCCGTAGAACTAACACGCCCTTTATACCAGATGGCGGCAGGCAATGGCTACAAGGAAGGTGCCGAGTTCCGACTTACCCTCACTGAGCCTACAGACCGCACCGTTCGCATTCTACTCACCAATGTTCTCGACCAGCACCGGGAGAGCATAAAGGGGATTGCGATGACGGTGCAGGATATTACCCGCGAGGTGCAATTAAACGAAGCTAAAAGCAATTTCATCAGCAACGTTTCTCACGAGCTGAGAACTCCCCTGTTCAACATCAAATCTTTTATCGAAACTCTGCACGAATACGGTGAAGACCTCAGCGAAGAACAGCGGCGCGAGTTTCTGGAAACTGCCAATAACGAAACAGACCGCCTCACCCGCCTCGTCAACGACGTTCTCGATTTGTCGCGCTTGGAATCTTCCTGCCGAATTTATCACTTGGAGGCAGTAGATATCGTCTTGCCTATAGAACAAACCCTGCGAACTTATCAGCTCAACGCTCGCGATAAAGGCATCGAGCTGCGAAAGGAAGTTCGCCCCGACCTGCCGTTGGTTTTAGGTAACTACGACCTCCTGCTGCAAGTCTTTGCCAATTTAGTTGGCAATGCGCTCAAATTTACTGAATCTGGAGGGCAGGTGGCAATCCGCGCTTATTTAATAGAAGAGGAGTTAGAAATCAAACAGCAAGAAGAAACTCATCACTCAAAACTGTCTCCCATAGTGCGAATTGAAATTTCCGATACGGGAATCGGCATTGCACCCGAAGATCAGCACGCGATATTCGATCGCTTTTTCCGTGTAGAAAATCGGGTTCATACCCTGGAAGGAACTGGTCTGGGACTTTCAATTGTCCGCAATATCATTGAAAAGCATCACACCAAAATACACCTGAGCAGTGACGTTGGCATCGGTACAACTTTCTGGTTCGATTTAGCAGTTTTTCAAGAAAAAACTCCACTTGTACATAATCAGCCGCTTGTTGAAGCGCCACCGTTACCGGAAAGCACCACTACTGCGAGTTTATCTTAG
- a CDS encoding zinc ribbon domain-containing protein: MPNCPRCHQPVKAQAVTCPHCRLVLKAHGHPGIPLHRATGKEYLCDSCTYHADDTCTYPQRPFAKECTLYHNRFQPEPELNPRPDTSKSLRLWFDRNLIWLILVGLILLSLLISLSR, from the coding sequence ATGCCAAATTGCCCCCGCTGTCACCAACCCGTTAAAGCGCAAGCAGTCACCTGTCCCCACTGTCGCTTGGTTCTGAAAGCTCACGGTCATCCCGGTATACCTTTACACCGAGCGACTGGAAAAGAGTATTTATGCGACAGCTGCACTTACCATGCAGACGATACCTGTACCTATCCCCAGCGCCCCTTTGCCAAAGAATGTACGCTCTACCACAACCGCTTTCAACCCGAACCGGAGCTTAACCCGCGTCCCGATACCAGCAAATCTCTACGTCTGTGGTTTGACAGAAACCTAATTTGGCTAATATTGGTTGGTTTAATCCTTCTCAGTTTACTGATTAGCTTATCCCGGTAG
- a CDS encoding zinc ribbon domain-containing protein, whose protein sequence is MPNCPRCHQLIQAQAVTCPHCRIVLKAHGHPGIPLYRATGDEYLCDSCTYHTDDTCTYPQRPFARECTLYHNSSQPDPEVNPRPDSSRSLCQLFESIIRSLF, encoded by the coding sequence ATGCCAAATTGCCCTCGCTGTCACCAACTCATTCAAGCGCAGGCAGTCACCTGTCCCCACTGCCGCATAGTTCTAAAAGCTCACGGTCATCCAGGGATACCTTTATACCGAGCGACTGGAGACGAGTATTTATGCGACAGCTGCACTTACCATACAGACGATACCTGCACCTATCCCCAGCGCCCCTTCGCCAGAGAATGCACCCTCTACCACAACAGCTCTCAACCCGACCCAGAGGTTAACCCGCGTCCCGATAGTAGCCGATCGCTGTGTCAGTTGTTTGAGAGCATAATTAGGTCTTTGTTTTAG
- a CDS encoding phasin family protein, with the protein MDSNNWMKQLLLIGVGTTSLVAEKIREVSDEWVKDGKIDPEQAKGMVDDLMQQLKGDQGNFEVQMQRQIRNMMQDLGVPRQSEVDELRGRIDRLERQVRDLENKLWR; encoded by the coding sequence ATGGACAGCAACAACTGGATGAAGCAGTTACTATTGATTGGTGTGGGCACGACATCTTTGGTAGCGGAAAAAATTCGCGAAGTGAGCGACGAATGGGTGAAGGACGGCAAGATCGATCCAGAACAAGCCAAAGGAATGGTCGATGATTTGATGCAGCAGTTAAAGGGCGACCAGGGAAATTTTGAAGTTCAGATGCAACGGCAGATACGCAATATGATGCAGGATCTGGGTGTTCCCCGTCAGTCTGAGGTAGATGAGTTGCGGGGTCGCATTGACCGTCTGGAGCGTCAGGTGCGGGATTTGGAGAATAAGCTCTGGCGTTGA
- a CDS encoding FKBP-type peptidyl-prolyl cis-trans isomerase produces MKEILISLGMVLAFGLILVLAQISSPQSIANASELTQTQPISVSSTINKILVADNTMSSAENANPGNEETVTTPSGLKYIDLVPGTGATPKAGQTVIVHYTGTLEDGTKFDSSRDRNQPFSFPLGRGQVIKGWDEGIADMRVGGRRKLIIPPELGYGARGAGGVIPPNATLIFDVELLRIS; encoded by the coding sequence TTGAAAGAAATTCTCATCAGTTTAGGGATGGTGCTGGCTTTTGGGTTGATTTTGGTGTTGGCTCAAATTAGCAGCCCTCAAAGCATAGCTAACGCATCTGAACTGACCCAAACTCAGCCTATAAGCGTAAGCTCAACAATTAACAAAATTTTGGTTGCAGATAACACAATGTCAAGTGCAGAAAACGCCAATCCAGGGAATGAAGAGACTGTCACAACTCCATCTGGACTGAAATACATTGATTTAGTGCCGGGAACAGGGGCAACTCCCAAAGCTGGTCAGACAGTGATCGTACATTACACTGGGACTCTGGAGGATGGGACGAAGTTTGATAGTTCGCGCGATCGCAATCAGCCTTTCTCCTTCCCCCTGGGACGCGGACAGGTGATCAAAGGCTGGGACGAAGGGATCGCCGATATGAGAGTCGGCGGACGTCGTAAGTTAATTATTCCCCCAGAGTTGGGTTATGGCGCTAGAGGTGCCGGTGGTGTCATTCCTCCCAATGCAACGCTTATTTTTGATGTGGAATTGTTGAGGATTAGTTGA